A section of the Humulus lupulus chromosome 2, drHumLupu1.1, whole genome shotgun sequence genome encodes:
- the LOC133814470 gene encoding uncharacterized protein LOC133814470 — MVSKFHNGNLSSIPADSEILDAFQQIDPNKAPMHDGMSNIISPMQSVFIKGRIIHDNAMIAKEIIHSMNRRKDKDGFMLMKRDMENAYDRVDWGFLQHVLTCWGFSNTFIRWIMLCVSTSHFTLLLNGSHFDGNNSQKLKLSLNVLISTTTGLVVNNAKLSVYFSRGVAKAKAIDIADFLNMKIIRKDNRYLTLPMLSSRAPTTDFNFILEKVKARVQGLKAKLLSKAARATLVQSVSPSLVSYVVASGPIPIAKARNMDRILR, encoded by the exons ATGGTTTCTAAGTTCCACAATGGCAATCTTTCGTCAATCCCAGCAGATTCAGAGATTTTAGATGCCTTTCAGCAGATCGACCCCAATAAGGCTCCAATGCATGATGGAATGTCAA ATATCATATCTCCCATGCAATCAGTGTTTATTAAAGGAAGAATCATTCATGATAACGCAATGATTGCGAAGGAAATTATTCATTCAATGAATAGGAGGAAAGACAAAGATGGCTTCATGCTGATGAAACGAGATATGGAGAATGCCTATGATAGAGTTGATTGGGGCTTCTTGCAACATGTTCTAACATGTTGGGGATTCTCAAACACTTTTATCAGATGGATAATGCTTTGTGTATCCACATCTCATTTTACTTTGCTACTCAATGGTAGCCATTTCGATG GCAACAATAGCCAAAAGCTGAAGCTATCATTGAACGTGTTAATAAGTACTACAACTGGTTTGGTAGTGAACAATGCCAAGTTGTCTGTCTACTTTTCTAGAGGGGTAGCCAAAGCGAAAGCTATAGATATAGCTGATTTTCTGAAtatgaaaataataagaaaagaTAACAGATACTTGACCCTCCCAATGTTGTCTTCACGGGCACCAACGACGGACTTTAACTTTATACTCGAAAAAGTGAAAGCTAGAGTTCAAGGGTTGAAGGCTAAATTACTATCCAAAGCAGCAAGGGCTACTTTAGTCCAATCTGTTAGCCCCTCACTAGTTTCATATGTTGTGGCATCGGGGCCTATTCCTATTGCCAAGGCAAGGAACATGGATAGAATTTTGAGATGA